The proteins below are encoded in one region of Lytechinus pictus isolate F3 Inbred chromosome 11, Lp3.0, whole genome shotgun sequence:
- the LOC129271226 gene encoding probable dimethyladenosine transferase, giving the protein MTVKMLDKAKKVVACELDPRLVAELQKRVQGTPFGPKLQVIVGDVLKTDLPFFDVCVANLPYQISSPFVFKLLLHRPFFRCAVLMFQQEFAQRLVAKPGDKLYCRLSINTQLLARVDHLMKVGKNNFKPPPKVESSVVRIEPRNPPPPINFQEWDGLVRIAFVRKNKTLSAAFRNKGVVEMLEKNYRIHCSVKNIPIPEDLDMKDKVTSVIEKIGFEGKRARTMDMDDFLKLLSSFNSEGIHFS; this is encoded by the exons ATGACAGTTAAGATGCTTGATAAGGCCAAGAAG GTAGTTGCTTGTGAACTTGATCCTCGTCTCGTTGCTGAATTACAAAAGAGGGTTCAAGGAAC ACCATTTGGTCCTAAGTTGCAGGTGATAGTTGGTGATGTGCTGAAGACTGATCTGCCTTTCTTTGACGTCTGTGTTGCCAATTTGCCATACCAGATCTCTTCTCCGTTCGTGTTCAAGCTTCTCCTTCATAGACCGTTCTTCAG GTGTGCAGTGTTGATGTTCCAGCAGGAGTTTGCCCAGAGGTTGGTAGCGAAGCCTGGTGACAAGCTATACTGTAGGCTGTCTATCAACACACAGCTACTGGCCAGAGTAGATCATCTCATGAAG GTTGGTAAGAATAACTTCAAGCCTCCTCCCAAAGTTGAGTCTAGTGTGGTTAGGATAGAACCCAGGAATCCACCTCCTCCTATTAACTTTCAG GAATGGGATGGCCTGGTTCGCATTGCTTTTGTAAGGAAGAATAAGACTCTATCTGCTGCCTTTAG gAACAAAGGAGTTGTTGAGATGTTGGAAAAGAACTACAGGATACATTGCTCTGTTAAGAACATA CCCATACCAGAGGACCTAGACATGAAGGATAAAGTTACATCAGTTATAGAAAAGATTGGATTTGAAGGAAAGAGAGCAAGAACTATGGATATGGATGATTTCTTAAA GTTATTATCCAGTTTCAATTCAGAAGGGATCCATTTTTCATGA